The following nucleotide sequence is from Lysobacterales bacterium.
CCGACTGGATCTATACCTATCTGAAGAGCTTCTATCGCGATCCGTCGCGCCCGCTGGGCTGGAATAACACGCTGTTTCCCGGCGCCAGCATGCCGAACGTGTTGTGGGAGCTGCAGGGCGTGCAATCGGCGGTGTTCGACGCGCCGCACGGTGGCCAGGCCGGGGCCGCCCCGGTGTTCTCGCACTTCGAGCAGGCCCAGCCGGGCCGCTTGAAGGCCGAGGAATATGATCAGGTTGCGCGCGATCTCTCGAACTTCCTGCAGTATGCGGCCGAGCCCGCCGGCCTGAAGCGTCAGCAGATCGGCGTCTGGGTCCTGGCATTCCTTGCGGTCCTGACGCTGCTGACGTGGTTGCTGAAGCACGAGTACTGGCGCGACGTGCACTGATCGTTGACGCCGATCGCGAGGCCCGGGTGAAACCGGGCCTTGCCATTTTCGGGCCGACGCGATATTCCGGATTCAGCTGTTTCCGGACACGGAGGTAATCCGACGTGAGCAACGTGAATCCGCCCCCGTGGGGCGCCAAGCGCAAGGCCGCCACGGCGGTCCGCGCGCGCACTGTGCTGACTCTGTTCTCAGGGCGCGACGATATCGACAGTCATCGCGTCCGGCTTGTGCTGGCGGCCAAGGCGGTCGGTTATGACCTGGTGGTCGTCGATCCTGCAAAACCCCCCGAGGACCTGATCGAACTCAATCCTTACAACAGCGTGCCGACCCTGGCCGACCGCGAATTGTCGCTGTACGACGTCGACGTGATCTGCGAGTACCTCGACGAGCGCTATCCGCATCCGCCCTTGTTGCCGGTCGATCCGCTGTCACGCGCCCGGGTGCGTCTTGCGGTCCGGCGCATCGAACGCGACTGGTTGTCGCAGGTCGAGGCGATCCAGACCGGGAGCAAGGCGGTTGCCGAGGCTGCCCGCAAGCGTCTGCGCGAAGGTCTTGTCGCCACGTTGCCGGCGTTCAAAGCCTCGAAGTTCTTCCTGAATCCCGAGATGAGTCTGGCCGACTGCGCACTGGCACCCTTGATCTGGCGATTGCCATCGCTGTCGGTGCAATTGCCCAAGGAAGCCCAGGTCATCATTGACTATGGCGAACGCATTTTCCGCAATCCTGCATTCACTCGCAGCATGACCGATACCGAAAAGCAGCTGCGCCCTTGAGTCGAACGATGAGCGCTACCGAAAAAATGACGTCGAATCGCCCCTACCTGGTACGTGCGATGTACGACTGGATTTGCGATAACGGACTGACCCCCTACTTGCTGGTCGATGCCCGCCAGAATGGTGTGCGCGTGCCGACCCATGCCGTGAAGGATGGCCAGATCGTGCTCAACGTAGCCGTACGGGCGGTGTCCGATCTGGAACTGGGCAACGATCGCATCCGCTTCAACGCACGCTTCGGTGGGGTCAGCCAGCACGTTGATGTGCCGATGCCGGCGGTGCTGGCGATCTATGCTCAGGAGAACGGGCAGGGCATGATGTTTCCGGTCGAGGCTGAAGGCGAAGCGCCCACCCCTCCGGAGAAGCCGGCCGAACCCGAGAAGCCGGCGCGGAAGGGGCCGGGGCTGCGCATCGTGAAATAGGCACGCTGACGCCGGCCGGGCCGCTGACTACAATCCCTTTCCCATTCCGCATCGGTTGCCCAGCGTGATCCAGATTCCCGGTTATCTGATCAAGCGTGAAATCGGTGCCGGCGGCATGGCGACGGTCTATCTGGCCGTTCAGACGTCACTGGAGCGCGAAGTCGCCTTGAAGGTGATGAATCCGGCGATGATCTCGGATCCCACGTTTTCGCGCAGGTTCATGCAGGAGGCGCGCACGCTGGCCTCGCTGGCGCACCCGAACATCGTGGCGGTCTACGACGTCGGCATCACCGACGAGAAGCTGCACTATTTCTCGATGCAACACCTGCCGCACGGTGACTTCCTGCACCGCATCCGCGACGGCATCGGTGAGCGCGAGGTGTTGCGCATCATCGCCGGCGTCGGGCGTGCGCTTGGCTATGCCCATCAGCGCGGTTTCGTGCACCGAGATGTCGCGCCCGGCAATGTCCTGTTCGATGTCAACGGCAGTCCGGTGCTGACCGATTTCGGCATCGCCCGCGCGGTCAGCAAGACCTCACGCATCACC
It contains:
- a CDS encoding cytochrome c1, giving the protein MKKLIALAFSLVASLAQASGGTGVTIHSSGADLSDQASLQRGAALFMNYCMGCHSLKYLRYSRMAADLGLTEEQVMGSMNFTGIKFGEAMTVALKPVDGEKWIGKAPPDLSLTARVRGSADWIYTYLKSFYRDPSRPLGWNNTLFPGASMPNVLWELQGVQSAVFDAPHGGQAGAAPVFSHFEQAQPGRLKAEEYDQVARDLSNFLQYAAEPAGLKRQQIGVWVLAFLAVLTLLTWLLKHEYWRDVH
- a CDS encoding glutathione S-transferase N-terminal domain-containing protein, with the translated sequence MTLFSGRDDIDSHRVRLVLAAKAVGYDLVVVDPAKPPEDLIELNPYNSVPTLADRELSLYDVDVICEYLDERYPHPPLLPVDPLSRARVRLAVRRIERDWLSQVEAIQTGSKAVAEAARKRLREGLVATLPAFKASKFFLNPEMSLADCALAPLIWRLPSLSVQLPKEAQVIIDYGERIFRNPAFTRSMTDTEKQLRP
- a CDS encoding ClpXP protease specificity-enhancing factor, producing MTSNRPYLVRAMYDWICDNGLTPYLLVDARQNGVRVPTHAVKDGQIVLNVAVRAVSDLELGNDRIRFNARFGGVSQHVDVPMPAVLAIYAQENGQGMMFPVEAEGEAPTPPEKPAEPEKPARKGPGLRIVK